The DNA segment AGGACGCGTTCGTAATAAACGATCCGTCCGCGGTGAAAAATAAGGTCGTCCTGATCGTGGACGACGTCCTGACGACGGGTTCGACTTCGGGCGAACTCGCCCGCGCGCTCAAAAAGGCGGGCGCGACCCGCGTCGTCGCGCTGACCTTCGCCACGACCAAGGAAAAACCGCCCGTCCAAAAAGAGGAAGCGCCGAGCATTATTGATCTAAAATAGTTTTACTTATGATCTTTGGTATAGTAAAATAAAATCGAGGTGTATTATGAGTTTATTTCCAAGCGTAAACGACAGACAAGTCAAAAAGCTCCGCAAGATCGCGGATAAAATAGAACTTCTCGCCCCGCATTACGCGTCTCTTTCGGACGACGAATTGAAGGCGATGACCCCCGCGTTCAAAGAAAAACTCGCGCAGGGCGCCACGCTCGACGATATCCTTCCCGACGCGTTCGCCGTCGTCCGCGAAGCGGCGACCCGCGTCCTCGGGATGCGCCATTTCTACGTCCAGCTTCTCGGCGGTATCGCGCTCCATCAAGGCAGGATCGCGGAAATGTGTACCGGTGAAGGTAAGACCCTCGTCAGTACCTTGCCCGCCTATTTGAACGCGCTTACCGGAAAGGGGATGCATATCGTCACGGTGAACGATTACCTCGCCAAACGTGACGCGGAATGGATGGGCAAAGTCCACCGCTTCCTCGGGCTTACCGTCGGCGTCTCGATCGAAGGAATGACCTCCGAAGAAAAGAAAAAAGCCTACGAATGCGATATCCTTTACGCGACGAATAACGCGCTCGGCTTCGATTACCTCCGCGACAATATGGCGGTTTCGAAAGCGCAGACCGTGCAGCGCGGAATGAACTTCGCGATCATCGACGAGGTGGATAGCATCTTGATCGACGAAGCGAGGACCCCGCTTATCATCTCGGGCAGAGGAAATAAAAGCAGCGAAATCTATATAACGGTCAATCGTTTCGTCAAGACCCTTCACGAGGAAGATTACGAGAAGGACGAAAAGGAGAACAGCATTCGCCTGACCGAAGAGGGCGTCGCGAAAGCGGAGCGTTATTTCGCGATCGATAACCTCGGCGACATCGAAAACAACGATCTGAACCATCATATCAACATCGCCTTGAAAGCGCAATTTATGATGAAGCGCGACAGCGATTATATCGTCAACGATCACGAAGTCATCATTATCGACGAATTCACGGGTCGATTGATGATCGGTCGCCGTTACAGCGACGGCTTGCATCAGGCGATCGAAGCGAAGGAAGGCGTCCGCGTTAAGGACGAGAACAAGACCCTCGCGACGATTACTTTCCAAAACTATTTCCGTATGTACAAAAAGCTCTCGGGTATGACGGGTACCGCCAAGACCGAGGAAACCGAGTTCAAGCAGATCTACGGTTTGGACGTCGTCCAGATCCCGACGAATCTTCCCGTTCAGCGCAAGGATATGAACGATCTTTTGTATAAAACGAAAGCCGGCAAGATGCGCGCGATCGTCGCGGATATCCGCGATTGTTATGAGAGAAAGCAACCCGTCCTCGTCGGCACGATTACGGTCGAAAAGAGTGAAGAACTCTCCGCTCTTCTCAAAAAGGAGAAAATTCCCCATAACGTTTTGAACGCGAAGAATCACGAGCGCGAAGCGGAGATCGTCGCGCAGGCGGGTCGCCTCGGACAGGTCACGATCGCGACGAATATGGCGGGCCGCGGAACGGATATCATGCTCGGCGGCAATCCTGAATATCTTGCGCGCGCCGCGCTCGAAAAGAACAATTATTCTCACGAAGCGATCGTCGAAGCGATGGGCTTTGCGAAAGAAGTCTCGGAAGAAGCGCTCCGCGCGAGAGAGGATTTCAAGCGTTTTTATAAAGAGTACAAAGAGCAGACCGACGCGGAAAAGAAAGAAGTATTGGCGCAGGGCGGTCTCAGAGTCATCGGAACGGAGCGTCACGAAAGCCGCCGCATCGATAACCAGCTCCGCGGTCGTTCGGGAAGACAAGGCGACGTCGGTTCCTCGGTGTTCTACGTCTCGATGGAAGACGATCTCGCGAGAATCTTCGGCGGCGAAAGGATGTACTCCATCGCGAATACCTTTAATTTGGATGAAGATACGCCGATCGAGCTTAAAATCATCACCCGCGCGATCGAGCGCGCGCAACTCGCGGTCGAAAACCGCAATTACAGCGTCCGTAAGCACGTCCTTGCCTACGACGACGTTATGAACCGTCAGCGCGAGATCATCTACGCCGAAAGGAATAAGGTTTTGACCGGCGAAGACGTCCACGAGGAGATCGTCAAGATGATCCCGTCCGTCGTCGCGGAATTCGTCGCGGGCGTCGTCGATTACTCCAAAGATTACGTCCTTTGGGATTACGACAGGATCAATAAAGAGATCAACGACAGGCTTCTCCCCGAAGGCTCCTACGTCGTCACGAAGGAACTCGCTTCGGGCTTGAATCTGCATAAGGTCATCAACGCGGTCGCGCTCGCCGCGGTCAACGCCTACGACGAGAAGGAAGCGTCCTACAAAGAGCAGGGCATCTCCTTCGGCGACTTCGAAAGAGCGATCATGCTGCGCGTCGTCGACTCCAAATGGATCGACCATATCGACGCGATGGACGCGCTCCGCAAGGGCATCGGTCTCCGCGCAATCGGTCAACACGATCCCGTGATCAGCTACTCGAACGAAGGTTTCGAAATGTTTGACGAGATGATCGCATCCATTCAGCGCGATATCGTCTTTATGGCGCTCAAAATGGAGATCCGCAAAGAGGAAGGTCCCAGACAGCCGAAACCTCTCGTCCCCGAGAAAAAGCCCCAAAAAGTCGGGCGTAACGATCCCTGCCCCTGCGGTAGCGGAAAGAAATACAAGAATTGCTGCGGCAGGTAATTATGGTTGAATTCGACGAAAGTAAGCAAAGGGTCTCCGAACTCAATAAGACGATAGACGAAGTCGTGGACGCGCTCGGCGTTCCCGCTCTCGAAGCGCGCAAAAAAGAGCTCGAAGAGATTCAAAACGAAGAAGGCTTTTGGAGCGATCAAGCCAAAAGCCAAAAGGTCAATAAAGAGTTGAAGCAGGTCACGGACAAACTCAAAAAAGTCGAGAAGCTCCGCGCCTCTTCCGACGATATTTCCGTTATGATCGAGCTTGGAGAAGAGGCGGAAGATCTTTCCGTCCTGCCCGAGATCGAAGAAGATCTCAAAAAACTTGCGGAGCAAGCGGAAGAGATCAAGATCGCCGCGCTTCTCAAAGGAAAACACGACGGGTGCGACGCGATTTTGACGCTCCACGCAGGTGCGGGCGGAACGGAAGCGCAGGATTGGTGCAGTATGCTCTTCCGTATGTACTCCCGTTACGCGGAAAAGCAAGGCTATTCGATGAAGGTTTTGGATTCCCTCCCGGGTGACGAAGCGGGGATCAAATCGGTCAGTTTCGAGATCGACGGCGACAACGCTTACGGGTATCTGAAAGCGGAAAAGGGCGTCCATCGCCTCGTCCGTATTTCTCCGTTTGACGCGAACAGCCGTCGCCATACCTCGTTCGCTTCCCTCGAAGTTATGCCCGTGATCCAAGACGACGGCGAGATCCAGATCCGCCCCGAAGACTTGAAGGTGGATACCTATCGCAGCGGCGGCGCGGGCGGTCAGCACGTTAATAAGACCGAAAGCGCGATCCGCATCACGCATATTCCGACGGGCATCATCGTCGCCTGTCAGAACGAGCGCAGCCAGATCCAAAACCGCGAAGTCGCGATGCAGATGCTTCGAAGCAAACTCGTCGAGCTCAAAGAGCGCGAGCAAATGGAGTACGAGCAATCCCTCAAAGGCGAACTCAAAAAGATCGAATGGGGCAGTCAGATCCGCTCCTACGTCTTCTGCCCGTATACCCTCGTTAAAGACCATCGCACGGGCTACGAGAATGCGAACGTGCAAGCCGTTATGGACGGCGATTTGCAAGATTTCATCGTCGAATATTTGAAAAAGGCGTAATATGGAAAATCCTCTTTCCGAGAAAAAAGATCTGACGATCGTCGCGGTCGAAAGCTCCTGCGACGAAACGGCGTGCGCCGTCTTAAAGGACGGCGTTATTCTTTCTTCCGTCATCTCTTCTCAGATCGAGATCCATAAAAAGTTCGGCGGCGTCGTCCCCGAGATCGCGAGCCGAAATCACGTCCTCGATATCGAGAGCGTCGTCTCCGCCGCGCTCGACAAAGCGGGGATTCGCGCGGAGGACGCGGACGCGTTCGCCGTGACCTACGGGGCGGGGCTTCTCGGCGCGCTCCTCGTCGGCGTCAGCTATATGAAAGGGCTTGCCTGCGCCCTCGATAAACCCCTCGTCAAAGTCAATCACATCCGCGGTCATATCGCCGCGAATTATCTCGCCGATCCGTCCTTGAAGCCTCCGTATATCGGGCTTATCGTTTCGGGCGGGCACACGGCGGTCGTCCGCGTTACGGATTATCTTTCCTTCGAGTATCTCGGCGGAACGATGGACGACGCGGTCGGCGAAGCCTTCGACAAAGTCGCGCGCGTCTTGTCGCTCCCGTATCCCGGCGGACCCGAGATCGAGAGGGCGGCGAAAGGCGGCGAAGCGACCGTCTATATCCCCGAGCCGAAAACGGGCGAATTCGATTTTTCGTTCAGCGGGATCAAGACGTCCGTCATCAATTACGTCCATAACGCGACCGCAAGGGGCGAGGAGATCAAAAAGGCGGACGTCGCCTATTCCTTCCAAACGGCGGTCTCATCGATGCTCGTCAAAGCGGCGGTCAAAGCCGCGAAGAAATTCGGCTTGAAGGATATCGCGATCGCGGGCGGCGTAGGCGCGAACGGCGCGCTTCGGGCGACTTTGACGGAAGAATGCGAAAAGCGCGGCTTGAAAGCGCATTTCCCGACCAAGGAGACTTGCACGGATAACGCGGCGATGATCGCGATGGAAGCCTATCTCCAAATCCGCTACGGGGACGGGTCGTGCTTTGCGGACGACGCGCTGGACGCAAAGGCTTCTTTGCCGCTCGTTTGAGCGCGAAGAAACGGCTTTGCATATCGCGCAACTGCTTTGTTTCTGACTTCAAAAGCGCACGGTTACGTACAAGGAGTACGCGCCCGTGTGCTTTTTCGTCGAGCCTCGCATTTGCATCGATCTCCAAAGCCGTTAAAGGAATTCTTTATGTGCCTGCTATTTTCAATGCTTTTCCGTCTTTGTTTCAGTCGATTCGATTGAATCGCTTCGGGTGTTATTGACAAAGCGCGCGCGGTGATGTATAATACTTACTAACATATTTTAAGGAGATTTTTCGGTATGGGTATCAACAAATGCAAACTGTATTGCAGAGTGTTTCAAAAGTTTATGTACGTCGGCTTGTCTTTAATGCCGTGGCGCGAACCCGAACTCATCACGGGGGCGGGGTGCCTGAAAGACGTAGCCGCGAAGCTTCAAGAGCTCGGTTTGAAACATCCTTTGATCGTAACGGACGGATTCCTTCACAGCATTCGCATCTACGCGCCTTTGACGGACGAGATGGATAAGCTCGGAATGCCGTACTCGATTTACGGGGAAGCCGTTCCCAACCCGACCGTGCATAACGTCGCCGCGGCGTACAAAATGTTCGTGGACGACGGCTGCGACTGCTTGATCGCCGTCGGCGGCGGTTCCTCGATGGACTGCGCCAAGGGCTGCGGCGCGCAAGCCGCTTGCCCGAACAGGACGCTTGCGGATATGAAAGGTCTTTTGAGAGTCGGAAAGAACATCCCGACGCTGTTCGCCGTCCCGACGACGGCGGGCACGGGCAGCGAAGTAACGGTCACCGCCGTTATCTCCAACCCCGAGATGCGCGATAAGTACACGATGAACGATCTGCACTTGATCCCGCATTACGCCGTCCTCGATCCGACCTTGACCTATAACCTCCCGCCGCACGTCACTTCGACGACCGGTCTCGACACTTTGACCCACGCGGTTGAAGCCTATATCGGCAGCGCAAACACCAAGCGCACCAAGGAGAACGCGAGGATCGCGGTCAAACTCGTCTTTGAAAATCTCTACACGGCGTACGCCGAGCCGCATAACGAACTTGCGCGTTTGAATATGCAAAACGCGTCTTACCGCGCGGGTCTCGCGTTTACGCGCGCTTACGTCGGAACCGTCCACTCCCTCGCGCATGCGATCGGCGGTTATTACGGCGTTCCGCACGGACTTGCGAACGCGGTCTTGCTCCCCGTCGTCCTCCGCGCGTACGGTTCTTCCGCGCATAAGAAACTTGCGGAGCTTGCGGATCTCGTCGGCATAACGGGCGCGACCGCTGCGGAAAAAGCGAATAAGTTCATCAAGGCGATCGAAGAACTCAACAAAAAGATGGCGATCCCCACCAAGATCGAAGGCAAATGGGAGATCAAAGAAGAGGATCTGCCCGCGCTCGCGAAACACGCGTTCGACGAGACGAACCCCCTCTATCCCGTTCCGAAGATCTTCTCGGAAAAAGAACTCATCGACATTTATAATCAGATCCGCTGAAATGTCGCATAGGGAAATCGCACAAGCAAACTTCAAAAAGGGCTATAACTGCGCGCAATCCGTGGTTATGGCCTTTTGCGATTATACGGGCTTAACGGAAAAAGAAAGCGCGCGGCTCGCTTCTTCCTTCGGGGGAGGGCTCGGGCGAATGCGCGAGGTCTGCGGCGCGGTCAGCGGAATGGCGATCGTGGCGGGGATTTTATACGGCTATGACGATCCGTCGGTTCTCGGCGCGTCGGCGAAGCATTACGCGCTCGTGCAGGAACTTGCGGGCGCATTTCGAGAGAAAAACGGTTCGATCGTTTGCAGGGAACTTCTCGGCGATCGCTCCGCCGTCCGATCCGTTCCCGAACCTCGAACCGAGGAATACTATAAAAAGCGTCCTTGCGTCGATCTCGTCGGGCTTGCGGCGGATATTTTGGACGAATACGTTCGGAAAAACCCGTCGCGCGGATAAAGCGGCTGGCTGTCCGAAAAGAAGAAAAGAACAAGGCGCGGAAAAAGTTCCGCGCCTTGTTCTTTTAAGGAGGAGGTGCTTTCGGGAAAAGAGTTTACTTACTCTCTTTCAAGTCCGCCACTTTGTGCAAACTCTTCGCGAGTTGCTCGATCAAAACGGCGTCCTTTTCCGAAAGCGTGTAATAGGTCTTCTCTCCGTTCTTGCCGATAATGACGACGGTGTTCGGATCGAATTCCGTTTTGGGCTTCGGGATATATTCGATATCCGCGAGCAGTTTCTCCAAGCTGTACCCGGTCGCGTCGCAAATTTTACGGAGCGTGTCCAGTTGGATCTTGCGGCAGAAACCCGTGTCTTTGCTTTTCAGAAGTTCATAGATGTATTGACGGGAGTAGCCGACTTGACGGGAGAAAGCGGAAATCGAGAGTCCGCTTTCAACAAGAATTTGTTCAATTGCTTCACCAAGTTTCATATGCTTTT comes from the Clostridia bacterium genome and includes:
- the prfB gene encoding peptide chain release factor 2 — translated: MVEFDESKQRVSELNKTIDEVVDALGVPALEARKKELEEIQNEEGFWSDQAKSQKVNKELKQVTDKLKKVEKLRASSDDISVMIELGEEAEDLSVLPEIEEDLKKLAEQAEEIKIAALLKGKHDGCDAILTLHAGAGGTEAQDWCSMLFRMYSRYAEKQGYSMKVLDSLPGDEAGIKSVSFEIDGDNAYGYLKAEKGVHRLVRISPFDANSRRHTSFASLEVMPVIQDDGEIQIRPEDLKVDTYRSGGAGGQHVNKTESAIRITHIPTGIIVACQNERSQIQNREVAMQMLRSKLVELKEREQMEYEQSLKGELKKIEWGSQIRSYVFCPYTLVKDHRTGYENANVQAVMDGDLQDFIVEYLKKA
- the tsaD gene encoding tRNA (adenosine(37)-N6)-threonylcarbamoyltransferase complex transferase subunit TsaD gives rise to the protein MENPLSEKKDLTIVAVESSCDETACAVLKDGVILSSVISSQIEIHKKFGGVVPEIASRNHVLDIESVVSAALDKAGIRAEDADAFAVTYGAGLLGALLVGVSYMKGLACALDKPLVKVNHIRGHIAANYLADPSLKPPYIGLIVSGGHTAVVRVTDYLSFEYLGGTMDDAVGEAFDKVARVLSLPYPGGPEIERAAKGGEATVYIPEPKTGEFDFSFSGIKTSVINYVHNATARGEEIKKADVAYSFQTAVSSMLVKAAVKAAKKFGLKDIAIAGGVGANGALRATLTEECEKRGLKAHFPTKETCTDNAAMIAMEAYLQIRYGDGSCFADDALDAKASLPLV
- the secA gene encoding preprotein translocase subunit SecA, which produces MSLFPSVNDRQVKKLRKIADKIELLAPHYASLSDDELKAMTPAFKEKLAQGATLDDILPDAFAVVREAATRVLGMRHFYVQLLGGIALHQGRIAEMCTGEGKTLVSTLPAYLNALTGKGMHIVTVNDYLAKRDAEWMGKVHRFLGLTVGVSIEGMTSEEKKKAYECDILYATNNALGFDYLRDNMAVSKAQTVQRGMNFAIIDEVDSILIDEARTPLIISGRGNKSSEIYITVNRFVKTLHEEDYEKDEKENSIRLTEEGVAKAERYFAIDNLGDIENNDLNHHINIALKAQFMMKRDSDYIVNDHEVIIIDEFTGRLMIGRRYSDGLHQAIEAKEGVRVKDENKTLATITFQNYFRMYKKLSGMTGTAKTEETEFKQIYGLDVVQIPTNLPVQRKDMNDLLYKTKAGKMRAIVADIRDCYERKQPVLVGTITVEKSEELSALLKKEKIPHNVLNAKNHEREAEIVAQAGRLGQVTIATNMAGRGTDIMLGGNPEYLARAALEKNNYSHEAIVEAMGFAKEVSEEALRAREDFKRFYKEYKEQTDAEKKEVLAQGGLRVIGTERHESRRIDNQLRGRSGRQGDVGSSVFYVSMEDDLARIFGGERMYSIANTFNLDEDTPIELKIITRAIERAQLAVENRNYSVRKHVLAYDDVMNRQREIIYAERNKVLTGEDVHEEIVKMIPSVVAEFVAGVVDYSKDYVLWDYDRINKEINDRLLPEGSYVVTKELASGLNLHKVINAVALAAVNAYDEKEASYKEQGISFGDFERAIMLRVVDSKWIDHIDAMDALRKGIGLRAIGQHDPVISYSNEGFEMFDEMIASIQRDIVFMALKMEIRKEEGPRQPKPLVPEKKPQKVGRNDPCPCGSGKKYKNCCGR
- a CDS encoding helix-turn-helix domain-containing protein, giving the protein MKLGEAIEQILVESGLSISAFSRQVGYSRQYIYELLKSKDTGFCRKIQLDTLRKICDATGYSLEKLLADIEYIPKPKTEFDPNTVVIIGKNGEKTYYTLSEKDAVLIEQLAKSLHKVADLKESK
- a CDS encoding iron-containing alcohol dehydrogenase, whose amino-acid sequence is MYVGLSLMPWREPELITGAGCLKDVAAKLQELGLKHPLIVTDGFLHSIRIYAPLTDEMDKLGMPYSIYGEAVPNPTVHNVAAAYKMFVDDGCDCLIAVGGGSSMDCAKGCGAQAACPNRTLADMKGLLRVGKNIPTLFAVPTTAGTGSEVTVTAVISNPEMRDKYTMNDLHLIPHYAVLDPTLTYNLPPHVTSTTGLDTLTHAVEAYIGSANTKRTKENARIAVKLVFENLYTAYAEPHNELARLNMQNASYRAGLAFTRAYVGTVHSLAHAIGGYYGVPHGLANAVLLPVVLRAYGSSAHKKLAELADLVGITGATAAEKANKFIKAIEELNKKMAIPTKIEGKWEIKEEDLPALAKHAFDETNPLYPVPKIFSEKELIDIYNQIR
- a CDS encoding C-GCAxxG-C-C family protein, translated to MSHREIAQANFKKGYNCAQSVVMAFCDYTGLTEKESARLASSFGGGLGRMREVCGAVSGMAIVAGILYGYDDPSVLGASAKHYALVQELAGAFREKNGSIVCRELLGDRSAVRSVPEPRTEEYYKKRPCVDLVGLAADILDEYVRKNPSRG